The following are from one region of the Panulirus ornatus isolate Po-2019 chromosome 48, ASM3632096v1, whole genome shotgun sequence genome:
- the LOC139764076 gene encoding uncharacterized protein isoform X1 yields the protein MTLYNVEKFWASLLHGLVGGCAVRMPGAAAAAPREGQRRGGRNHLPKRSASSASSLQRERRDVVITSYTPVDNDLPPLPAPTSIPRSKSTATLRTASHHHHVRRPHRSSSDARTDARGVSPDSTTSSGVSSACPSPPREKTQRSPHKRSTSSTRHSSSATEENASSGSSSASTSPGTNMRLDEDDLTCAICLDLLHRPRSLPCGHTFCLVCLQNYVNSCRTMFTCPSCRGAAQVPREGVMALPTNTTLAKGAQILRERRQGNTGTLICASCQTSLDVRACDHCKEAWCVACSAGHLQQVQADLAELQERLASARDTLYCRAEEDEVSHTRFSKLEETIAETVEERVTRLQEDGRTLNAQVQELRKESQQRSHKLSQDIEKVLTSCSTRENSEPQLEEAGRLHATLLRLLKATATAKGPRVTLDEATLTLSTSSSATAEDQNETKEDDEDERQLPPQDHSLIYRSKGSLARLRWGQHLGERPAGVAVNPWSNDIYVTGSDTCRVYVFDGSGRQVTSFGSRGHSDGQFLCPIGLAFSHISREVFITDKWKHCIHVFDTDGNFIRQLGRKGKGFGHFSSPEGIATDRHGRIYVADTCNHRVQILDGDGVFLREVGVVSSETLQDGRRYTKSEFNEPTGVAASLDGSRVYVADAGNHRIKVFDGTTGERVLMFGSRGRHKGQFETPECIVVDPEGFILVADSGNGRVQVFRPNGNFVRYLGARGNSHGEFGWVSGVALSRTLEVVVTDFKNNLVAVF from the exons GTGAGGATGCCGGGGGCGGCGGCGGCTGCGCCCAGGGAAGGACAGCGCCGCGGGGGTCGCAACCACCTCCCGAAACGGTCGGCGTCGTCAGCAAGCAGCTTGCAGCGGGAGCGGCGAGACGTGGTCATCACCAGCTACACGCCCGTGGATAATGACTTGccgcccctccccgcccccacCAGCATCCCCAGAAGTAAGAGCACCGCTACCTTGAGGACCGCctcgcaccaccaccacgtacgaCGCCCTCACCGTAGCAGTTCGGACGCCCGCACAGACGCCCGCGGCGTCTCGCCGGACTCGACGACATCTTCGGGGGTGTCCTCTGCCTGCCCATCACCCCCTAGAGAGAAGACCCAGCGCTCCCCACATAAACGCTCCACCTCCTCGACCAGACACTCCAGCAGCGCCACTGAGGAAAACGCTTCGTCCGGAAGCTCGTCAGCATCCACGTCGCCAGGTACAAACATGAGGCTGGACGAGGATGATCTCACGTGTGCTATATGCCTTGACCTCCTGCATAGGCCTCGCTCCCTACCCTGCGGCCACACCTTCTGCCTCGTCTGTCTCCAGAACTATGTCAACTCTTGCAG GACGATGTTCACGTGCCCCTCATGCCGCGGTGCAGCACAGGTGCCCAGGGAAGGGGTTATGGCTctgcccaccaacaccacactggccaAAGGCGCCCAGATCCTGCGGGAACGTCGCCAGGGTAACACCGGAACGCTCATCTGCGCCAGCTGTCAAACTTCCCTGGACGTTAGGGCCTGCGATCACTGCAAGGAGGCTTGGTGCGTGGCATGCAGCGCTGGCCACCTGCAGCAGGTGCAAGCAGACTTAGCGGAGCTGCAGGAGCGTCTGGCCAGCGCTCGGGACACACTCTACTGCAGGGCTGAGGAGGACGAGGTATCCCAT ACGCGATTCAGCAAGTTGGAGGAGACGATCGCGGAGACGGTGGAAGAGCGGGTGACGCGGCTACAGGAGGACGGCAGGACGCTGAACGCACAG GTGCAGGAGCTGCGGAAGGAGAGCCAACAGCGGTCCCACAAGCTCTCGCAAGACATAGAAAAGGTCCTGACTTCCTGCTCCACTCGGGAGAACTCAGAGCCACAG CTGGAGGAGGCGGGGAGGCTCCATGCCACCTTGCTGCGGCTCCTGAAGGCCACCGCCACAGCCAAGGGCCCCAGGGTCACCCTGGACGAGGCCACCCTCACTCTcagcacctcctcctctgccacggCGGAGGATCAGAACGAGACTAAGGAGGACGACGAGGATGAGAGACAACTGCCGCCCCAGGACCACAGCCTCATCTACAG GAGCAAGGGGTCCCTGGCTCGACTCCGCTGGGGGCAGCACCTGGGGGAGCGGCCTGCTGGCGTGGCTGTCAACCCCTGGAGCAACGACATCTACGTTACGGGCAGCGACACGTGTAG GGTGTACGTGTTCGACGGGAGCGGCCGCCAGGTGACGTCTTTTGGATCGCGGGGTCATTCCGACGGCCAGTTCCTGTGTCCCATCGGCCTAGCCTTCAGCCATATCTCCAGAGAGGTCTTCATCACAG ACAAATGGAAGCACTGCATCCACGTCTTCGACACCGATGGGAACTTTATCAGGCAGCTTGGCCGCAAGGGGAAGGGATTTGGCCACTTCTCCTCCCCGGAGGGCATTGCCACAGATCGCCACGGCAGGATATACGTGGCTGACACCTGCAATCATCGTGTTCAG ATCCTTGACGGGGATGGAGTGTTCCTgcgggaggtgggtgttgtgtcgtCCGAGACGCTGCAGGACGGCCGACGCTACACCAAGAGCGAGTTCAACGAGCCGACAGGCGTCGCCGCCAGCCTTGACGGCTCCAGGGTCTATGTGGCTGACGCCGGTAACCACAGGATCAAG GTGTTTGACGGAACGACCGGGGAGCGGGTGCTGATGTTTGGCTCGCGGGGCCGACACAAGGGTCAGTTCGAGACCCCGGAGTGCATCGTCGTCGACCCCGAGGGATTCATCCTCGTCGCTGACTCCGGCAACGGCCGCGTCCAGGTCTTCCGGCCCAACGGCAACTTTGTCAG GTACCTGGGAGCGAGAGGCAATAGCCATGGCGAGTTTGGCTGGGTGTCGGGCGTGGCGCTCTCCCGGACGCTGGAAGTGGTGGTAACCGACTTCAAGAACAATCTTGTCGCCGTATTTTAG
- the LOC139764076 gene encoding uncharacterized protein isoform X2: protein MTLYNVEKFWASLLHGLVGGCAVRMPGAAAAAPREGQRRGGRNHLPKRSASSASSLQRERRDVVITSYTPVDNDLPPLPAPTSIPRSKSTATLRTASHHHHVRRPHRSSSDARTDARGVSPDSTTSSGVSSACPSPPREKTQRSPHKRSTSSTRHSSSATEENASSGSSSASTSPGTNMRLDEDDLTCAICLDLLHRPRSLPCGHTFCLVCLQNYVNSCRTMFTCPSCRGAAQVPREGVMALPTNTTLAKGAQILRERRQGNTGTLICASCQTSLDVRACDHCKEAWCVACSAGHLQQVQADLAELQERLASARDTLYCRAEEDETRFSKLEETIAETVEERVTRLQEDGRTLNAQVQELRKESQQRSHKLSQDIEKVLTSCSTRENSEPQLEEAGRLHATLLRLLKATATAKGPRVTLDEATLTLSTSSSATAEDQNETKEDDEDERQLPPQDHSLIYRSKGSLARLRWGQHLGERPAGVAVNPWSNDIYVTGSDTCRVYVFDGSGRQVTSFGSRGHSDGQFLCPIGLAFSHISREVFITDKWKHCIHVFDTDGNFIRQLGRKGKGFGHFSSPEGIATDRHGRIYVADTCNHRVQILDGDGVFLREVGVVSSETLQDGRRYTKSEFNEPTGVAASLDGSRVYVADAGNHRIKVFDGTTGERVLMFGSRGRHKGQFETPECIVVDPEGFILVADSGNGRVQVFRPNGNFVRYLGARGNSHGEFGWVSGVALSRTLEVVVTDFKNNLVAVF from the exons GTGAGGATGCCGGGGGCGGCGGCGGCTGCGCCCAGGGAAGGACAGCGCCGCGGGGGTCGCAACCACCTCCCGAAACGGTCGGCGTCGTCAGCAAGCAGCTTGCAGCGGGAGCGGCGAGACGTGGTCATCACCAGCTACACGCCCGTGGATAATGACTTGccgcccctccccgcccccacCAGCATCCCCAGAAGTAAGAGCACCGCTACCTTGAGGACCGCctcgcaccaccaccacgtacgaCGCCCTCACCGTAGCAGTTCGGACGCCCGCACAGACGCCCGCGGCGTCTCGCCGGACTCGACGACATCTTCGGGGGTGTCCTCTGCCTGCCCATCACCCCCTAGAGAGAAGACCCAGCGCTCCCCACATAAACGCTCCACCTCCTCGACCAGACACTCCAGCAGCGCCACTGAGGAAAACGCTTCGTCCGGAAGCTCGTCAGCATCCACGTCGCCAGGTACAAACATGAGGCTGGACGAGGATGATCTCACGTGTGCTATATGCCTTGACCTCCTGCATAGGCCTCGCTCCCTACCCTGCGGCCACACCTTCTGCCTCGTCTGTCTCCAGAACTATGTCAACTCTTGCAG GACGATGTTCACGTGCCCCTCATGCCGCGGTGCAGCACAGGTGCCCAGGGAAGGGGTTATGGCTctgcccaccaacaccacactggccaAAGGCGCCCAGATCCTGCGGGAACGTCGCCAGGGTAACACCGGAACGCTCATCTGCGCCAGCTGTCAAACTTCCCTGGACGTTAGGGCCTGCGATCACTGCAAGGAGGCTTGGTGCGTGGCATGCAGCGCTGGCCACCTGCAGCAGGTGCAAGCAGACTTAGCGGAGCTGCAGGAGCGTCTGGCCAGCGCTCGGGACACACTCTACTGCAGGGCTGAGGAGGACGAG ACGCGATTCAGCAAGTTGGAGGAGACGATCGCGGAGACGGTGGAAGAGCGGGTGACGCGGCTACAGGAGGACGGCAGGACGCTGAACGCACAG GTGCAGGAGCTGCGGAAGGAGAGCCAACAGCGGTCCCACAAGCTCTCGCAAGACATAGAAAAGGTCCTGACTTCCTGCTCCACTCGGGAGAACTCAGAGCCACAG CTGGAGGAGGCGGGGAGGCTCCATGCCACCTTGCTGCGGCTCCTGAAGGCCACCGCCACAGCCAAGGGCCCCAGGGTCACCCTGGACGAGGCCACCCTCACTCTcagcacctcctcctctgccacggCGGAGGATCAGAACGAGACTAAGGAGGACGACGAGGATGAGAGACAACTGCCGCCCCAGGACCACAGCCTCATCTACAG GAGCAAGGGGTCCCTGGCTCGACTCCGCTGGGGGCAGCACCTGGGGGAGCGGCCTGCTGGCGTGGCTGTCAACCCCTGGAGCAACGACATCTACGTTACGGGCAGCGACACGTGTAG GGTGTACGTGTTCGACGGGAGCGGCCGCCAGGTGACGTCTTTTGGATCGCGGGGTCATTCCGACGGCCAGTTCCTGTGTCCCATCGGCCTAGCCTTCAGCCATATCTCCAGAGAGGTCTTCATCACAG ACAAATGGAAGCACTGCATCCACGTCTTCGACACCGATGGGAACTTTATCAGGCAGCTTGGCCGCAAGGGGAAGGGATTTGGCCACTTCTCCTCCCCGGAGGGCATTGCCACAGATCGCCACGGCAGGATATACGTGGCTGACACCTGCAATCATCGTGTTCAG ATCCTTGACGGGGATGGAGTGTTCCTgcgggaggtgggtgttgtgtcgtCCGAGACGCTGCAGGACGGCCGACGCTACACCAAGAGCGAGTTCAACGAGCCGACAGGCGTCGCCGCCAGCCTTGACGGCTCCAGGGTCTATGTGGCTGACGCCGGTAACCACAGGATCAAG GTGTTTGACGGAACGACCGGGGAGCGGGTGCTGATGTTTGGCTCGCGGGGCCGACACAAGGGTCAGTTCGAGACCCCGGAGTGCATCGTCGTCGACCCCGAGGGATTCATCCTCGTCGCTGACTCCGGCAACGGCCGCGTCCAGGTCTTCCGGCCCAACGGCAACTTTGTCAG GTACCTGGGAGCGAGAGGCAATAGCCATGGCGAGTTTGGCTGGGTGTCGGGCGTGGCGCTCTCCCGGACGCTGGAAGTGGTGGTAACCGACTTCAAGAACAATCTTGTCGCCGTATTTTAG
- the LOC139764076 gene encoding uncharacterized protein isoform X5: MTAIRRCRVRMPGAAAAAPREGQRRGGRNHLPKRSASSASSLQRERRDVVITSYTPVDNDLPPLPAPTSIPRSKSTATLRTASHHHHVRRPHRSSSDARTDARGVSPDSTTSSGVSSACPSPPREKTQRSPHKRSTSSTRHSSSATEENASSGSSSASTSPGTNMRLDEDDLTCAICLDLLHRPRSLPCGHTFCLVCLQNYVNSCRTMFTCPSCRGAAQVPREGVMALPTNTTLAKGAQILRERRQGNTGTLICASCQTSLDVRACDHCKEAWCVACSAGHLQQVQADLAELQERLASARDTLYCRAEEDEVSHTRFSKLEETIAETVEERVTRLQEDGRTLNAQVQELRKESQQRSHKLSQDIEKVLTSCSTRENSEPQLEEAGRLHATLLRLLKATATAKGPRVTLDEATLTLSTSSSATAEDQNETKEDDEDERQLPPQDHSLIYRSKGSLARLRWGQHLGERPAGVAVNPWSNDIYVTGSDTCRVYVFDGSGRQVTSFGSRGHSDGQFLCPIGLAFSHISREVFITDKWKHCIHVFDTDGNFIRQLGRKGKGFGHFSSPEGIATDRHGRIYVADTCNHRVQILDGDGVFLREVGVVSSETLQDGRRYTKSEFNEPTGVAASLDGSRVYVADAGNHRIKVFDGTTGERVLMFGSRGRHKGQFETPECIVVDPEGFILVADSGNGRVQVFRPNGNFVRYLGARGNSHGEFGWVSGVALSRTLEVVVTDFKNNLVAVF, encoded by the exons GTGAGGATGCCGGGGGCGGCGGCGGCTGCGCCCAGGGAAGGACAGCGCCGCGGGGGTCGCAACCACCTCCCGAAACGGTCGGCGTCGTCAGCAAGCAGCTTGCAGCGGGAGCGGCGAGACGTGGTCATCACCAGCTACACGCCCGTGGATAATGACTTGccgcccctccccgcccccacCAGCATCCCCAGAAGTAAGAGCACCGCTACCTTGAGGACCGCctcgcaccaccaccacgtacgaCGCCCTCACCGTAGCAGTTCGGACGCCCGCACAGACGCCCGCGGCGTCTCGCCGGACTCGACGACATCTTCGGGGGTGTCCTCTGCCTGCCCATCACCCCCTAGAGAGAAGACCCAGCGCTCCCCACATAAACGCTCCACCTCCTCGACCAGACACTCCAGCAGCGCCACTGAGGAAAACGCTTCGTCCGGAAGCTCGTCAGCATCCACGTCGCCAGGTACAAACATGAGGCTGGACGAGGATGATCTCACGTGTGCTATATGCCTTGACCTCCTGCATAGGCCTCGCTCCCTACCCTGCGGCCACACCTTCTGCCTCGTCTGTCTCCAGAACTATGTCAACTCTTGCAG GACGATGTTCACGTGCCCCTCATGCCGCGGTGCAGCACAGGTGCCCAGGGAAGGGGTTATGGCTctgcccaccaacaccacactggccaAAGGCGCCCAGATCCTGCGGGAACGTCGCCAGGGTAACACCGGAACGCTCATCTGCGCCAGCTGTCAAACTTCCCTGGACGTTAGGGCCTGCGATCACTGCAAGGAGGCTTGGTGCGTGGCATGCAGCGCTGGCCACCTGCAGCAGGTGCAAGCAGACTTAGCGGAGCTGCAGGAGCGTCTGGCCAGCGCTCGGGACACACTCTACTGCAGGGCTGAGGAGGACGAGGTATCCCAT ACGCGATTCAGCAAGTTGGAGGAGACGATCGCGGAGACGGTGGAAGAGCGGGTGACGCGGCTACAGGAGGACGGCAGGACGCTGAACGCACAG GTGCAGGAGCTGCGGAAGGAGAGCCAACAGCGGTCCCACAAGCTCTCGCAAGACATAGAAAAGGTCCTGACTTCCTGCTCCACTCGGGAGAACTCAGAGCCACAG CTGGAGGAGGCGGGGAGGCTCCATGCCACCTTGCTGCGGCTCCTGAAGGCCACCGCCACAGCCAAGGGCCCCAGGGTCACCCTGGACGAGGCCACCCTCACTCTcagcacctcctcctctgccacggCGGAGGATCAGAACGAGACTAAGGAGGACGACGAGGATGAGAGACAACTGCCGCCCCAGGACCACAGCCTCATCTACAG GAGCAAGGGGTCCCTGGCTCGACTCCGCTGGGGGCAGCACCTGGGGGAGCGGCCTGCTGGCGTGGCTGTCAACCCCTGGAGCAACGACATCTACGTTACGGGCAGCGACACGTGTAG GGTGTACGTGTTCGACGGGAGCGGCCGCCAGGTGACGTCTTTTGGATCGCGGGGTCATTCCGACGGCCAGTTCCTGTGTCCCATCGGCCTAGCCTTCAGCCATATCTCCAGAGAGGTCTTCATCACAG ACAAATGGAAGCACTGCATCCACGTCTTCGACACCGATGGGAACTTTATCAGGCAGCTTGGCCGCAAGGGGAAGGGATTTGGCCACTTCTCCTCCCCGGAGGGCATTGCCACAGATCGCCACGGCAGGATATACGTGGCTGACACCTGCAATCATCGTGTTCAG ATCCTTGACGGGGATGGAGTGTTCCTgcgggaggtgggtgttgtgtcgtCCGAGACGCTGCAGGACGGCCGACGCTACACCAAGAGCGAGTTCAACGAGCCGACAGGCGTCGCCGCCAGCCTTGACGGCTCCAGGGTCTATGTGGCTGACGCCGGTAACCACAGGATCAAG GTGTTTGACGGAACGACCGGGGAGCGGGTGCTGATGTTTGGCTCGCGGGGCCGACACAAGGGTCAGTTCGAGACCCCGGAGTGCATCGTCGTCGACCCCGAGGGATTCATCCTCGTCGCTGACTCCGGCAACGGCCGCGTCCAGGTCTTCCGGCCCAACGGCAACTTTGTCAG GTACCTGGGAGCGAGAGGCAATAGCCATGGCGAGTTTGGCTGGGTGTCGGGCGTGGCGCTCTCCCGGACGCTGGAAGTGGTGGTAACCGACTTCAAGAACAATCTTGTCGCCGTATTTTAG
- the LOC139764076 gene encoding uncharacterized protein isoform X3 gives MPGAAAAAPREGQRRGGRNHLPKRSASSASSLQRERRDVVITSYTPVDNDLPPLPAPTSIPRSKSTATLRTASHHHHVRRPHRSSSDARTDARGVSPDSTTSSGVSSACPSPPREKTQRSPHKRSTSSTRHSSSATEENASSGSSSASTSPGTNMRLDEDDLTCAICLDLLHRPRSLPCGHTFCLVCLQNYVNSCRTMFTCPSCRGAAQVPREGVMALPTNTTLAKGAQILRERRQGNTGTLICASCQTSLDVRACDHCKEAWCVACSAGHLQQVQADLAELQERLASARDTLYCRAEEDEVSHTRFSKLEETIAETVEERVTRLQEDGRTLNAQVQELRKESQQRSHKLSQDIEKVLTSCSTRENSEPQLEEAGRLHATLLRLLKATATAKGPRVTLDEATLTLSTSSSATAEDQNETKEDDEDERQLPPQDHSLIYRSKGSLARLRWGQHLGERPAGVAVNPWSNDIYVTGSDTCRVYVFDGSGRQVTSFGSRGHSDGQFLCPIGLAFSHISREVFITDKWKHCIHVFDTDGNFIRQLGRKGKGFGHFSSPEGIATDRHGRIYVADTCNHRVQILDGDGVFLREVGVVSSETLQDGRRYTKSEFNEPTGVAASLDGSRVYVADAGNHRIKVFDGTTGERVLMFGSRGRHKGQFETPECIVVDPEGFILVADSGNGRVQVFRPNGNFVRYLGARGNSHGEFGWVSGVALSRTLEVVVTDFKNNLVAVF, from the exons ATGCCGGGGGCGGCGGCGGCTGCGCCCAGGGAAGGACAGCGCCGCGGGGGTCGCAACCACCTCCCGAAACGGTCGGCGTCGTCAGCAAGCAGCTTGCAGCGGGAGCGGCGAGACGTGGTCATCACCAGCTACACGCCCGTGGATAATGACTTGccgcccctccccgcccccacCAGCATCCCCAGAAGTAAGAGCACCGCTACCTTGAGGACCGCctcgcaccaccaccacgtacgaCGCCCTCACCGTAGCAGTTCGGACGCCCGCACAGACGCCCGCGGCGTCTCGCCGGACTCGACGACATCTTCGGGGGTGTCCTCTGCCTGCCCATCACCCCCTAGAGAGAAGACCCAGCGCTCCCCACATAAACGCTCCACCTCCTCGACCAGACACTCCAGCAGCGCCACTGAGGAAAACGCTTCGTCCGGAAGCTCGTCAGCATCCACGTCGCCAGGTACAAACATGAGGCTGGACGAGGATGATCTCACGTGTGCTATATGCCTTGACCTCCTGCATAGGCCTCGCTCCCTACCCTGCGGCCACACCTTCTGCCTCGTCTGTCTCCAGAACTATGTCAACTCTTGCAG GACGATGTTCACGTGCCCCTCATGCCGCGGTGCAGCACAGGTGCCCAGGGAAGGGGTTATGGCTctgcccaccaacaccacactggccaAAGGCGCCCAGATCCTGCGGGAACGTCGCCAGGGTAACACCGGAACGCTCATCTGCGCCAGCTGTCAAACTTCCCTGGACGTTAGGGCCTGCGATCACTGCAAGGAGGCTTGGTGCGTGGCATGCAGCGCTGGCCACCTGCAGCAGGTGCAAGCAGACTTAGCGGAGCTGCAGGAGCGTCTGGCCAGCGCTCGGGACACACTCTACTGCAGGGCTGAGGAGGACGAGGTATCCCAT ACGCGATTCAGCAAGTTGGAGGAGACGATCGCGGAGACGGTGGAAGAGCGGGTGACGCGGCTACAGGAGGACGGCAGGACGCTGAACGCACAG GTGCAGGAGCTGCGGAAGGAGAGCCAACAGCGGTCCCACAAGCTCTCGCAAGACATAGAAAAGGTCCTGACTTCCTGCTCCACTCGGGAGAACTCAGAGCCACAG CTGGAGGAGGCGGGGAGGCTCCATGCCACCTTGCTGCGGCTCCTGAAGGCCACCGCCACAGCCAAGGGCCCCAGGGTCACCCTGGACGAGGCCACCCTCACTCTcagcacctcctcctctgccacggCGGAGGATCAGAACGAGACTAAGGAGGACGACGAGGATGAGAGACAACTGCCGCCCCAGGACCACAGCCTCATCTACAG GAGCAAGGGGTCCCTGGCTCGACTCCGCTGGGGGCAGCACCTGGGGGAGCGGCCTGCTGGCGTGGCTGTCAACCCCTGGAGCAACGACATCTACGTTACGGGCAGCGACACGTGTAG GGTGTACGTGTTCGACGGGAGCGGCCGCCAGGTGACGTCTTTTGGATCGCGGGGTCATTCCGACGGCCAGTTCCTGTGTCCCATCGGCCTAGCCTTCAGCCATATCTCCAGAGAGGTCTTCATCACAG ACAAATGGAAGCACTGCATCCACGTCTTCGACACCGATGGGAACTTTATCAGGCAGCTTGGCCGCAAGGGGAAGGGATTTGGCCACTTCTCCTCCCCGGAGGGCATTGCCACAGATCGCCACGGCAGGATATACGTGGCTGACACCTGCAATCATCGTGTTCAG ATCCTTGACGGGGATGGAGTGTTCCTgcgggaggtgggtgttgtgtcgtCCGAGACGCTGCAGGACGGCCGACGCTACACCAAGAGCGAGTTCAACGAGCCGACAGGCGTCGCCGCCAGCCTTGACGGCTCCAGGGTCTATGTGGCTGACGCCGGTAACCACAGGATCAAG GTGTTTGACGGAACGACCGGGGAGCGGGTGCTGATGTTTGGCTCGCGGGGCCGACACAAGGGTCAGTTCGAGACCCCGGAGTGCATCGTCGTCGACCCCGAGGGATTCATCCTCGTCGCTGACTCCGGCAACGGCCGCGTCCAGGTCTTCCGGCCCAACGGCAACTTTGTCAG GTACCTGGGAGCGAGAGGCAATAGCCATGGCGAGTTTGGCTGGGTGTCGGGCGTGGCGCTCTCCCGGACGCTGGAAGTGGTGGTAACCGACTTCAAGAACAATCTTGTCGCCGTATTTTAG
- the LOC139764076 gene encoding uncharacterized protein isoform X4 yields MPGAAAAAPREGQRRGGRNHLPKRSASSASSLQRERRDVVITSYTPVDNDLPPLPAPTSIPRSKSTATLRTASHHHHVRRPHRSSSDARTDARGVSPDSTTSSGVSSACPSPPREKTQRSPHKRSTSSTRHSSSATEENASSGSSSASTSPGTNMRLDEDDLTCAICLDLLHRPRSLPCGHTFCLVCLQNYVNSCRTMFTCPSCRGAAQVPREGVMALPTNTTLAKGAQILRERRQGNTGTLICASCQTSLDVRACDHCKEAWCVACSAGHLQQVQADLAELQERLASARDTLYCRAEEDETRFSKLEETIAETVEERVTRLQEDGRTLNAQVQELRKESQQRSHKLSQDIEKVLTSCSTRENSEPQLEEAGRLHATLLRLLKATATAKGPRVTLDEATLTLSTSSSATAEDQNETKEDDEDERQLPPQDHSLIYRSKGSLARLRWGQHLGERPAGVAVNPWSNDIYVTGSDTCRVYVFDGSGRQVTSFGSRGHSDGQFLCPIGLAFSHISREVFITDKWKHCIHVFDTDGNFIRQLGRKGKGFGHFSSPEGIATDRHGRIYVADTCNHRVQILDGDGVFLREVGVVSSETLQDGRRYTKSEFNEPTGVAASLDGSRVYVADAGNHRIKVFDGTTGERVLMFGSRGRHKGQFETPECIVVDPEGFILVADSGNGRVQVFRPNGNFVRYLGARGNSHGEFGWVSGVALSRTLEVVVTDFKNNLVAVF; encoded by the exons ATGCCGGGGGCGGCGGCGGCTGCGCCCAGGGAAGGACAGCGCCGCGGGGGTCGCAACCACCTCCCGAAACGGTCGGCGTCGTCAGCAAGCAGCTTGCAGCGGGAGCGGCGAGACGTGGTCATCACCAGCTACACGCCCGTGGATAATGACTTGccgcccctccccgcccccacCAGCATCCCCAGAAGTAAGAGCACCGCTACCTTGAGGACCGCctcgcaccaccaccacgtacgaCGCCCTCACCGTAGCAGTTCGGACGCCCGCACAGACGCCCGCGGCGTCTCGCCGGACTCGACGACATCTTCGGGGGTGTCCTCTGCCTGCCCATCACCCCCTAGAGAGAAGACCCAGCGCTCCCCACATAAACGCTCCACCTCCTCGACCAGACACTCCAGCAGCGCCACTGAGGAAAACGCTTCGTCCGGAAGCTCGTCAGCATCCACGTCGCCAGGTACAAACATGAGGCTGGACGAGGATGATCTCACGTGTGCTATATGCCTTGACCTCCTGCATAGGCCTCGCTCCCTACCCTGCGGCCACACCTTCTGCCTCGTCTGTCTCCAGAACTATGTCAACTCTTGCAG GACGATGTTCACGTGCCCCTCATGCCGCGGTGCAGCACAGGTGCCCAGGGAAGGGGTTATGGCTctgcccaccaacaccacactggccaAAGGCGCCCAGATCCTGCGGGAACGTCGCCAGGGTAACACCGGAACGCTCATCTGCGCCAGCTGTCAAACTTCCCTGGACGTTAGGGCCTGCGATCACTGCAAGGAGGCTTGGTGCGTGGCATGCAGCGCTGGCCACCTGCAGCAGGTGCAAGCAGACTTAGCGGAGCTGCAGGAGCGTCTGGCCAGCGCTCGGGACACACTCTACTGCAGGGCTGAGGAGGACGAG ACGCGATTCAGCAAGTTGGAGGAGACGATCGCGGAGACGGTGGAAGAGCGGGTGACGCGGCTACAGGAGGACGGCAGGACGCTGAACGCACAG GTGCAGGAGCTGCGGAAGGAGAGCCAACAGCGGTCCCACAAGCTCTCGCAAGACATAGAAAAGGTCCTGACTTCCTGCTCCACTCGGGAGAACTCAGAGCCACAG CTGGAGGAGGCGGGGAGGCTCCATGCCACCTTGCTGCGGCTCCTGAAGGCCACCGCCACAGCCAAGGGCCCCAGGGTCACCCTGGACGAGGCCACCCTCACTCTcagcacctcctcctctgccacggCGGAGGATCAGAACGAGACTAAGGAGGACGACGAGGATGAGAGACAACTGCCGCCCCAGGACCACAGCCTCATCTACAG GAGCAAGGGGTCCCTGGCTCGACTCCGCTGGGGGCAGCACCTGGGGGAGCGGCCTGCTGGCGTGGCTGTCAACCCCTGGAGCAACGACATCTACGTTACGGGCAGCGACACGTGTAG GGTGTACGTGTTCGACGGGAGCGGCCGCCAGGTGACGTCTTTTGGATCGCGGGGTCATTCCGACGGCCAGTTCCTGTGTCCCATCGGCCTAGCCTTCAGCCATATCTCCAGAGAGGTCTTCATCACAG ACAAATGGAAGCACTGCATCCACGTCTTCGACACCGATGGGAACTTTATCAGGCAGCTTGGCCGCAAGGGGAAGGGATTTGGCCACTTCTCCTCCCCGGAGGGCATTGCCACAGATCGCCACGGCAGGATATACGTGGCTGACACCTGCAATCATCGTGTTCAG ATCCTTGACGGGGATGGAGTGTTCCTgcgggaggtgggtgttgtgtcgtCCGAGACGCTGCAGGACGGCCGACGCTACACCAAGAGCGAGTTCAACGAGCCGACAGGCGTCGCCGCCAGCCTTGACGGCTCCAGGGTCTATGTGGCTGACGCCGGTAACCACAGGATCAAG GTGTTTGACGGAACGACCGGGGAGCGGGTGCTGATGTTTGGCTCGCGGGGCCGACACAAGGGTCAGTTCGAGACCCCGGAGTGCATCGTCGTCGACCCCGAGGGATTCATCCTCGTCGCTGACTCCGGCAACGGCCGCGTCCAGGTCTTCCGGCCCAACGGCAACTTTGTCAG GTACCTGGGAGCGAGAGGCAATAGCCATGGCGAGTTTGGCTGGGTGTCGGGCGTGGCGCTCTCCCGGACGCTGGAAGTGGTGGTAACCGACTTCAAGAACAATCTTGTCGCCGTATTTTAG